In the genome of Leucobacter luti, one region contains:
- a CDS encoding ABC transporter ATP-binding protein, whose translation MPEQPDAPAENSRRRGRRKPTVSGARGPRATLSQLIPYLFEQRKLLILALVLGVIGAITALVQPAILGQLITRVESGEALTGLLVLLSAIVIVNAVLSGFQHYVLQRMGEGVVLTSRRRLIAKILHLPISQFDRRRTGDLVSRIGSDTTLLRAVLTQGLVEALSGMLVFVGALIGMLVIDPLLFAITFGVILVALVIVVLVSGKIRPAVAQAQEKVGDLAAQVDRSVSSIRTIRAAGAAEREQAATERDASEAYRLGLKVARISAVIVPISFLAMQLSFLVVLGLGGFRVATGAITIAQLVMFIVFLFLMITPLGQAFGAITAVNQALGALGRIQEITSLSTETAHDAEHSPEGKIVPLAAASDPGAPAIAFSDVHFTYRSAAPERADVRALVRNGRGRSRDLPPVEIVETPVLHGVDFTVQRGTRVALVGPSGAGKSTILGLIERFYDPEQGAVSLFGADLRSLDRAELRSQLGYVEQDAPVLAGTLRDNLRLGAPHASDEACARVLRAVNLGGLLGRAAGGASTSANPATVTTLDPPQLAAALDLQVGESGIMLSGGEKQRLAIARALLTAPPILLLDESTASLDGVNERLMRDALDSVSTGRTLVVIAHRLSTVVDSDKIIVLDAGRVVGEGTHAELVESTPLYRELAQHQLLVAPAE comes from the coding sequence ATGCCTGAGCAGCCCGATGCCCCCGCCGAGAACTCACGTAGACGCGGACGGCGGAAGCCGACAGTATCCGGTGCACGCGGGCCACGCGCTACGCTCTCCCAGCTGATCCCCTACCTCTTTGAGCAGCGAAAGCTCCTCATTCTGGCGCTCGTGCTCGGCGTCATCGGTGCGATCACCGCGCTGGTGCAGCCAGCCATCCTCGGTCAGCTCATCACCCGGGTGGAGTCTGGGGAAGCTCTCACCGGGCTGCTCGTGCTGCTCTCGGCAATCGTCATCGTCAACGCCGTACTCAGCGGCTTTCAGCACTACGTGCTGCAGCGCATGGGCGAGGGGGTGGTGTTGACGAGCCGGCGCAGACTAATTGCGAAGATCTTGCACCTGCCAATTTCGCAGTTCGATCGCCGCCGCACCGGAGACCTGGTCTCCCGCATTGGCAGCGATACGACACTGCTGCGCGCCGTGCTAACTCAGGGGCTCGTCGAAGCCCTGAGTGGCATGCTCGTCTTCGTAGGCGCGCTGATCGGGATGCTCGTGATCGATCCGCTCCTGTTCGCGATCACCTTTGGCGTGATCCTGGTGGCGCTCGTCATCGTCGTGCTCGTATCGGGCAAGATCCGCCCCGCTGTCGCGCAAGCACAGGAGAAGGTCGGTGACCTCGCCGCACAGGTGGATCGCTCAGTGTCTTCGATCCGCACGATACGCGCCGCCGGTGCGGCCGAACGCGAGCAGGCTGCGACCGAGCGCGACGCAAGCGAGGCGTACCGGCTCGGCCTCAAGGTTGCGCGGATCTCGGCCGTCATCGTGCCCATCTCCTTCCTGGCGATGCAGCTCTCGTTCCTCGTGGTTCTGGGCCTGGGCGGCTTCCGCGTCGCGACCGGCGCGATCACCATCGCTCAGCTCGTCATGTTCATCGTGTTCCTGTTTCTCATGATCACCCCGTTGGGCCAGGCCTTCGGTGCGATCACGGCGGTCAATCAGGCGCTCGGAGCACTCGGCAGAATTCAGGAGATCACGTCACTCTCGACCGAGACGGCGCACGATGCGGAGCATTCCCCCGAGGGGAAAATCGTGCCGCTCGCCGCTGCGAGCGATCCGGGAGCTCCCGCAATCGCCTTTTCAGACGTCCACTTCACGTACCGCTCCGCCGCACCCGAGCGGGCCGACGTGCGCGCCCTCGTACGGAACGGTCGCGGCCGCTCCCGGGATCTCCCGCCCGTTGAAATTGTCGAGACTCCCGTGCTGCACGGCGTTGATTTCACGGTGCAGCGTGGCACTCGCGTGGCACTCGTCGGGCCATCTGGCGCTGGCAAGTCCACGATCCTCGGGTTGATCGAGCGGTTCTACGATCCGGAGCAGGGTGCCGTCTCGCTGTTTGGGGCAGATCTGCGCTCGCTCGACCGGGCGGAGCTCCGGTCCCAGCTCGGCTATGTCGAGCAGGACGCTCCGGTACTCGCTGGAACGCTGCGCGACAACCTGCGACTTGGAGCACCTCACGCGAGCGATGAGGCCTGCGCCCGCGTCTTGCGCGCGGTGAACCTCGGTGGCCTGCTCGGACGCGCGGCTGGGGGAGCCTCCACCTCAGCGAACCCTGCCACCGTCACCACACTCGATCCGCCGCAGCTCGCGGCGGCCCTCGATCTCCAGGTGGGCGAGAGCGGAATCATGCTCTCCGGGGGTGAGAAGCAGCGTCTCGCAATTGCCCGCGCGTTGCTCACTGCACCGCCCATTCTGCTGCTCGACGAGTCAACCGCGAGCCTCGACGGCGTGAACGAGCGGCTGATGCGGGACGCTCTCGACTCGGTGTCGACTGGGCGCACACTGGTCGTGATCGCGCACCGCCTCTCAACCGTCGTGGACTCCGACAAGATTATTGTGCTTGACGCAGGACGGGTCGTTGGCGAGGGGACGCACGCCGAACTCGTCGAGAGCACACCGCTGTATCGTGAGCTTGCCCAGCACCAATTGCTCGTTGCGCCTGCGGAGTAG
- a CDS encoding acyltransferase family protein has product MSTSSKPRIALWDNARFLLIVLVVIGHLISTIRTDTALGYGLYAYVYLFHMPAMIVLAGMFSKPEASPKAVRSTLQLLITWGLWELIWAGIRAAVEGRAPGSSFLVSPAWTLWFLVSLATMRILLPYLARLRHPLLVSIGLALIAGMLPAIGTEFSASRTLAFLPFFVAGWLARERGWLTGVWFTRPALGTRIAAWGLLGGVALAFVCAPQLREFWRIDRWLTWRDDYFWLFSHAPIGNWQPTQWGEVVAGGILVAAALLALAAAMTLALLIVVPRGHSVATTWGTRTLFVYLLHGPIIYLLRESGVIAWFGALGELGLLALVVGGVMLAIVLSMQWVSRATRMVIEPRFDGILVRDTTTQAPKAP; this is encoded by the coding sequence GTGAGCACTTCGTCAAAACCCCGCATCGCGCTGTGGGATAACGCCCGCTTCCTGCTCATCGTACTCGTGGTGATCGGGCACCTGATCTCCACGATTCGCACCGATACGGCGCTCGGGTACGGCCTGTACGCGTACGTGTACCTGTTCCACATGCCAGCAATGATCGTGCTCGCCGGAATGTTCTCAAAGCCGGAGGCTTCTCCGAAGGCTGTGCGTTCAACCCTGCAGCTGCTCATCACGTGGGGGCTCTGGGAACTCATCTGGGCTGGGATTCGGGCCGCCGTCGAGGGCCGCGCGCCCGGCAGCTCCTTCCTCGTGTCTCCAGCGTGGACCCTCTGGTTCCTCGTCTCGCTCGCCACCATGCGGATCCTGCTCCCGTACCTTGCGCGACTGCGCCACCCGCTGCTCGTGTCGATCGGACTCGCCCTGATTGCGGGCATGCTGCCCGCCATCGGAACCGAGTTCTCCGCGTCGCGTACCTTGGCGTTCCTTCCGTTCTTCGTCGCCGGCTGGCTCGCACGGGAGCGTGGCTGGCTCACCGGTGTCTGGTTCACCAGGCCGGCGCTCGGCACCCGTATCGCCGCGTGGGGGCTGCTCGGGGGTGTTGCGCTTGCGTTCGTGTGCGCACCGCAGCTGCGGGAGTTCTGGCGGATTGATCGCTGGCTGACGTGGCGCGATGACTACTTCTGGTTGTTCAGCCACGCCCCGATCGGCAACTGGCAGCCGACCCAGTGGGGCGAGGTGGTCGCGGGCGGAATCCTCGTCGCTGCGGCCCTGCTCGCGCTGGCGGCAGCGATGACACTCGCATTGCTCATTGTTGTGCCGCGTGGCCACAGCGTCGCCACCACGTGGGGTACGCGCACGCTGTTTGTGTACCTCTTACACGGGCCAATCATTTATCTGTTGCGCGAGAGCGGTGTGATCGCGTGGTTCGGGGCACTGGGAGAACTGGGTCTACTCGCCCTCGTCGTCGGAGGGGTCATGCTTGCGATCGTGCTGTCGATGCAGTGGGTCTCCCGTGCCACGAGGATGGTGATCGAGCCGCGTTTCGATGGGATTCTCGTGCGCGACACAACGACGCAAGCACCGAAGGCCCCGTAG